The region GCCTGCACTCTCGATCACCTTTCCGTCAAACTGCGTTACGAGCAGGTCAGAATCTTTGGAAGTAGAAACCGGGATGTAGTTGGTAATATCGTCCGGGGCGATGATCACACCCGCCGCGTGGATACCGGTGTTGCGCACCGAGCCTTCCAGCTTTTCGGCCAGTTTCAGCACGGCTGCGCGGTGGTCGTCTCCTTCGCGGATGGCGGCCAGATCCAGGTTCTCCATAAAAGCCTTGGCCAAAGTGGTACCCGGGGTGTCCGGTACCATTTTGGCCAGCTCGTTGGCTTCGGCAAGCGGCAGCGAGGTAGAACGCGCGACGTCTTTGATGGACGATTTGGCCGCCATGGTACCAAAGGTGATGATCTGGGCTACCTGCGTTTTGCCATACTTGTCCACCACGTAGTCGATTACACGCTGGCGGTTCACGTCGTCGAAGTCAATATCAATATCGGGCATCGACACACGCTCCGGGTTCAGGAAGCGCTCGAAGAGCAGGTTATACTTGATCGGATCGATGTTGGTGATACCGATGCAGTACGCTACTGCAGAACCGGCTGCCGAACCACGGCCCGGTCCCACAAACACGCCCATGTCGCGGCCCCGGTTGATGAAGTCCTGCACGATCAAAAAGTAACCGGCAAAACCCATCGTCTCTACGATGCGGAGTTCATAGTCGAGGCGTTCCTCAATTTCTGGGGTGATGTCGGTGTAGCGCTTTCTGGCCCCCTCGTATGTGAGGTGGCGCAGGTACGCGTCAGGACCGGCATGCTCCGGCGGAATCGGGAAGTTGGGCAGCAGGATGTCGCGCTTGAGTTTGGGCGGCGTGATCTTGTCTACAATATCGTTGGTGTTATCCACGGCTTCCGGCACGTCCTTGAACAGCTCGTTCATTTCGGCCTGCGTCTTGAAGTAGAACTGGTCGTTGGGGAAGCCAAAGCGTGTTTTTGGTCCGGCCTCGTCGATGCGGTTCAGCATCTGGCGCACGCCCGGCTGATGGCCATACTTCTGGCGCACGTTCTCCACCGTATCGTAGATCACCTTCTGGTCATCCGACAGGAAGCGGTAGTATTTTGTATGAAAGTCACCCACCGGCGTGCTCTGATCCTCACCCGTGTTCACGCACAGCAGGATGTCGTGCGCGTTCCAGTCTTCCTGGTCCACATAGTGCGAGTCGTTGGTGCAGATAACTTTTACGTTATACTTTTTGGCCCATTTCAGCAGTACCTGGTTGATGTCTTCCTGGCTTTTTCCGGTGCCGTCAATGTTCATCAAACCGTGGCGCTGGATCTCGATGTAATAATCCTCGCCAAACACATCGAGCCACCATTTAAAAATCTCCTCGGCTTCCTCTTCTGTTTTCCAAAGGATGGCCTGCGGTACCTCAGCGCCAATACAGCAGCTGGTGGCAATCAGCCCTTTGCTATACTTTAAAAGCAGCTCCTTATCGATACGTGGCCACTTGCTGTAGATACCCTCGATATAGGACATGGAGCAGAGCTTGGCCAGGTTCTGGTAGCCTTCCTGGTCTTTGGCGAGCAGCAGCTGGTGGTGGCGCACGTCTTTTACCTCTTTGCTAAAGGTTTTCTGGTGGCGGTCTTTTACCAGGTAAAACTCGCAGCCCACGATCGGCTTCACGTTATACTTGTTGGCCTCGTTCACGAAGTTGAAGGCGGCGAACATGTTTCCGTGGTCGGTCATGGCAACGGCGGGCATGCCATCGGCCTGCGCCTTTTTCATGAGCGCGCCGATGCTGGCCTGGCCGTCGAGCAGCGAGTACTGCGTATGGGTATGTAAATGCGAAAAAACGGGCATTTATAAAGAATTAGGAATTACGAATGATGAATTAAGAATGACTTCTGTATCAGAAAGAATCTATACTTGACGGTCATTTTCGGGATGTTAAAATTACAGAAAATCGGTCGGCTGCCCAAACGAAATCCCGCCTCGGGTTAAAACAAAAACGCGGCAGGAATAATCCCGCCGCGTCGTGTTATTTTGGCTTTGTCTGGCTCTTAAAATATTAGCCTAGAACATACGCTGAGGCTCCTTTACCTCTTCTGGCTTCTCGTTCACCACATATAACTTTTGGGTAGGATAGGCGAACTCGATTCCCTGTTTTTCAAACTCTCTGAACAGCTGCATGTTTATACTTTGCTGAGTGTCCATGTACTGATTAAAATCGGATGTGAGCACGTAGTAAACGATCACAAAATCAAGCGACGAGTCGCCGTAGGAGGCAAAGTGTGCCCTGTCAAATTCGGCTAGTTTCTCGTTTGTTATAATCTCCTTGATAGTTGAAGGTATAGCCTCCAGCTTATCGGCAGGTGTTTCGTAGGTTACTCCAATACCAAACTGTATGCGGCGGCGCTCCATACGTTTGTAATTGTGGATGCGGGAACTGGTCAGGTCGCTGTTCGAGACGATTAGCTGCTCTCCGGTAAGGCTTTTGATTCGGGTTGTTTTCACGCCGATATGCTCAATGGTGCCACTTTTATCGCCTAATGCAATAAAATCACCTACCTCGAAAGGTCTGTCCAGAAAGATGACGAAGTAGTTGAAAAGGTCGCCCAATATGTTCTGAGCCGCCAGCGCCACGGCAATGCCGCCTATACCTAAACCTGCAATAATAGCCGTGAGGTCGTAGCCCATGTTGTCGAACAGAAAGCCGATGCCAATGAACCAAACTACAATATTAAGGATCAGGCTGATGGCACCTATCTCATTGGCACTGCTGCGGTCCGGGTGCTTGCGCCTGAAGTAGGTGCGGACCAACTGCATCAGGGTAGAGGTGATAAACCGGATCACCATGAAAGTAACCGCCACTGTGGTGGCAATGGTGACGATACCAGCCAGGCGTGGTGTCAGATTGAGGGAGGTTATACCTATGTATAGGACGAAAAAGTGCAAAACCGGGACACCGAACTTCGCGAGGCTTTGTACAATATAATCGTCTAAATGGGAGGTAGACCTCTCAGCCCATTTCCGGATGCGGAGCAGTACGGAGCGCCTGAATATAGCAATCAGGAGGGAGCCCAGCAGGATAATGGCAAGGGCAATAAGATAATCTTGAACTGTATTCTGAAAATATACTCTGTTTAATATATCAGTCATGTACTTGTTTAGTGGTTAATTTGGCTTAAATATACAAATTTTAGTTTTAGGGATTGGCAGGCCTGGGTGCTAACAGCTCTTAAACAAGGCACGCCCTGGTTTTGCTTCGTGGGTTATACTTACAGCATTTCTAAAACTCTGGATGGGGCATGGTCCGTAAGCTAAAGTTTGTACATGAACGAAGGTAGCAATAGTATCAGAAATGGAAGTAGCAGCAAGTTCGGGTAAGTTAGGGGGGATGTTCAGGGCCTTGCACTATCGCAACTACAGGCTCTTTTTTGTGGGGCAGGGGATTTCGCTTATCGGTACCTGGATGCAGCAGATCGCGCTTAGCTGGCTCGTGTATCGCCTTACTGACTCTGTTTTCCTGCTCGGCGCCGTTACCTTCTCCAGCCAGATCCCCTCGTTTATACTTGGTCCTTTTGCCGGCGTGCTCGCCGATAAGTTTAACCGCCACAAGGTGCTGCTGGTAACGCAAACGCTCTCCATGGTGCAGGCCTCCACGCTGGCGGCGCTGGTGCTTACCAACACCATTGAGATCTGGCATATACTGGCGCTAAGTGCCTTTCTGGGCATCATAAACGGCTTTGATATATCGACCCGGCAGGCCTTTGTGGTACAGATGGTGGATCGCCGCGAGGACCTGAGCAACGCCATCGCCCTGAACTCCTCCTTGTTCAACATGGCCCGGCTGGTAGGCCCAACGATTGCCGGACTGCTTATCGCAGCGGTGGGCGAGGGGATGTGTATCCTGATCAACGCCGTCAGTTACATTGCAGTGCTGGGGTCCTTGCTGCTCATGCGCCTGAAACCTTTTGAGCGGGTGCCGCAGCAGCACAAAGTATGGGCGTCGCTCCAGCATGGTTTCCAGTATGCCTTCGGGTTTGCGCCTATCCGCTCGCTGATCATGATCGTGGCGCTGCTGAGCCTGTTCGGGATGCCATTTACGGTGCTGCTGCCCGTTTTTGCCCGGGACATCCTGCATGGCGGCGCCAACACGCTGGGCTACCTAATGGGGGCTTCCGGCCTTGGGGCGCTGAGCGGGGCCTTGTTCCTGGCGCAACGGAAGTCGGTGGTGGGTTTGGGAAAGGTCCTCTTGTTTACCATGTCGCTTTTCGGGTTGGCCCTGATCGCTTTCTCCTTCTCCAAAGTGCTGCTGCTCTCACTAGTGCTCATGCTGTTCTCCGGCTTTGGCATGATCGTGACGATGGCCTCCTGCAACACGCTGCTGCAGACCTTGGTGGAGGATGACAAACGAGGCCGCGTGATGAGCCTTTATTCCACCGCTTTTATGGGGATGGCCCCGATCGGGAGTATGCTGGCAGGGTCGGTGGCGGAGATGGTTGGCGTAGGATATACGTTAGCGGGATGTGGCTTTTTGTGTGTGATCAGTATCATTCCTTTTGCAGTACAAAGGCCGCGCCTGCGCAAAATGGTGCAGCCTATTTATGAGCGCCTCGGCATCGTGCCCGAGATCGCCACCGGCCTGCAAACCGCCTCTAACCTGACTGCGCCGCCGGAAGAACGGTAGGTTGGTTATTGGTTATTAGTTGTTGGACTAAAGTATAAAAGCTGGCTTTGCGGCCAGCTTTTATACTTTCATGAGATGCTCTCCGGAATGTAGTTGCTGCTCCCTTCGTGCCAGCCTTCTAACGGCTAATATCTAACACCTAATAACTAACAACCAGTAACTAAAACTACTTCTTTCGGATCTCCAGCTTTTCGCCTGCGCTTACCGCGAAGTCCGGCTTGTTGTTCCACTCCATGATATCCTTGATGGTTACATCATACTTTCGGGAGATCTGGTACATGCTTTCGCCGGCAGCTACGGTGTGGTAAATAATGCCGGTTGGGGTGTTGCCTGTCGCTGCAGGCGCAGCAGCTGGTGCAGCGGGAGCTTTTACGCGCAGTTCCTGGCCAAGGCTCAGGCTGCTGCCCTGCAGGGTGTTCCACTGGCGCAGCTGGTCTACCGACACGTTATACTTTCGGGAAATCTGGTACAGCGTTTCGCCGGTTGCTACCGTGTGGTAGGCGCTGCTGGTGGGGAGCAGGGTGGCCGGTGTTTCTGCTGCATCCTCTGTAAACGGGGAGGCTGCCGGTTGCTGCAGCGGCTCTACTATAAGTAGCTCCTGACCCGGTTTCAGCGGCGCGTCGCCCAGGTTGTTCCAGGCTACCAGGTCATCAATACTTACGGCGTACATTCTGGAGATGCCCCAAAGCGTTTCACCCGGTTTCACGATGTGCGTGGTGGTGTTAGATGTTGGTTGCTGTGCCGGGGCAGGCTCCTTTGCAGCGGCGACCGGCTTTTTTACCGGTGCAGCTGTCGCTGCTGGCGCCGGAGCTTTCTCTTCCTTAGCCACTTCTGTCACAAACGGATCTACCTCCATGTCTGGGGCTGGCTCCAGTTCCGGCTCCTGCTCAGAAAACAGTTCCTCTTCCTCAGCTGGAACCTCTTTAGCTTTAGCTGCCTCGGTTTTAGCTGCGCCCGGGTACAGCGTAGGCTTTTCTGTGGCCGGGGTTTTAGGGGATGAAGCCGCTGCTGCAGGTGCCTTTTCCACTAAAACTGTTTCCTCAAAGGCTTCCTCTTCAGGCGCTGCTTCCTCGGCAACAGGAGCGGTTGCCACTACTGCTTCTTGTTCAGCTTCCTCTGGCTGTGGGTTGCCTTTCAGTTTGTCTAGCAAACGGGTAAAGAAATTCTCTTTTTTAGGCTCGGCTGTGCTGGCCACCGGCTCATAGGTCTCTTTGGGAGCTGATGCGGTTTTCTGCCTGTTCGGGTCACGTACTTCCACTGGGGTGTGGGCGGGGCGGCGTTTCTGCAGCCACAGCACACGGCCCGGCACCGGCACCTCATTACGCTTCATGCGGTTCTTGTACAGCAGGTAGCTCAGGCGCATGCCGTAGTGCTGCGAAATCAGCTGCATCGTCTCACCCGGCTGCACCACGTGGAACTCCGCGTCGGCAGAAGTGCGCTTCGGCTCGATATAATACGCAGTGCCAGCCTCAATTTTATCGAAGCTGTGCATGTCGTTATACTTCAGAAACTTGCGGGTAGAAATGCCTGCCTGCAGCGCCAGTTTGTCTTTCGTGTCTTTCTCGCGGGCCACGAGCGCGTTCAGGTTATTGCGCTTCACGATGGCGGCAGAGGCCTTGCCGGAGTTGCCCTGGCGCGGCAGGGTTGGTGTTGTTTCCTTCGTTGATGCCACCACGTTCATGTCGCTGCCGTTGCGCACCGGAATCATCACGTAGTAATCCTTATCCGATGGGATGGAATTGCCCAGCAGCCACTTGTTATACCTCTCCAGCTCGCTGTAATCGGTCTTGGTGGCCACGGCGATCTCTGAGAGGCTCTGGCCCGGGTTGGCGCGCAGCTCGCGCAGCGACACGGCCGGTGGGTTGGCCTTGCCTACAAAAGCATCATAGGCCACCTTATGCGCTAAAAAGGTTATGATGTAATCATTTGTCTTCTCGGTAATGTCCATTTGCCTGGCGCCGTTGTCGGATGGCTTGGTAAAGGCTTTGGCGCCGGTGTAGCCCAGGTAGTACGAGAGCAGCGAGTTGAGCCAGTTGTTGTAGTAGTTGTTGCTGCGCTTAAAGTACTTGGCAGCGCCACGGCTGGCCTCCACAATATGGCGGCGCTCATCCACATGGCGGTCCATGCGCAGGTTAAAGTCCAGGGCGGCTTCGCGCTTAAACTGCCAGTAACCCACCGCGTTGGAGGTAGACACGGCATCGCCAATCAGGCCGCTTTCCTGCAGGGCCAGGTACTTGTAATCGTCCGGAACGCCTTCTTCCTTAAACACACGCTCAATAATGGGGAAATAGGCATCTGCCAGGTCCACCTTCATCTGGAAGTATAGCTGGCTGCGCTGCAGGGCATCTACCTTTTTCTGGATCTCGGCCTGCGCCCTGTTGTTGAGCTTCAGGTGGATATCGGCAAAATAGATGTTGTGGGGTACGGTTACCCCTTGCGCCTGTGCCAGCAGGGGCAAAAGCAGGAGTGCAAGAAACGTGGCAAAGGATTTTCTCATGACGAGAGACGCTTAAGTTTGATTAACTGTGATGATACGGAGGCTCTACTTCCTGTTGAGTTAACTATAGATAAATGTCTATATGTTAATGTGTTCAGAATAGAATATAGCTAATGCAAAATTAACGGAAAAAGCTTCGTATTCTAAAACGCCCCACTAAGTTCCTGCATTATTTTTTCGGGGAGAAAAGCAGGAATTTTTCTTCGGCAGAAAGGGCAGGTGCTTAAGCTGCAGAAGTATAGCAGGTTAGGGTAGGAGGGAAGAAAAAAGGGAGGCCCTAACAGCGCCTCCCCTCATCATTTTATTTTTTTCGGGCAATCATCAGGCCGTCGCGCACGGGCAGCAGGATGCTCTCCACCCGCTCGTCCTGGTGCACGTGCTGGTTAAAGTCCATCACAGCCTTGGTGTCCTCGTCCAGCTTTTTGCGGTATTTCTCCAACACTTTGCCGCTCCAGAGCACGTTGTCGGCAATAATGTAGCCGCCGGGGCGCACTTTGTCTATCACCATATCATAATAGCGGCCGTAGTTGATCTTGTCGGCATCGATAAACACCAGGTCGAATGCGTCCTCAATGGTGGGCACGATCTCCAGCGCATTGCCAATGTAGAACTTTATACTTTCGCCGTAGCCCGATTCTGCGAAATAGCCACGCACACGCTCCTCAAGTTCCTCGTTAATATCTACGGTGTGCAGGGTGCCGCCCGGCTGCAGGCCCTCTGCCATGCACAGCGCCGAGTAGCCGGTGTAGGTGCCGATTTCCAGAATCTGCTTCGGCCGTATCATTTTGGAGTACATAGCCAGCAAACGCCCCTGCAGGTGCCCCGACAGCATGCGCGGCCGCATTACGCTCAGGTGCGTCTGGCGGTTTATCTTGTGCAGTAGCTCGCTCTCCGGCGAAGTATGCTCTTCGGAGTAGCGCAGCAGGTCTTCGTCTATAAATTCCATAGTCTGATTGTTAATTGATGATTGTTAATTGCTTTTGTATACTGCTTCTGTTTTGGAGTGGCTGCATGATATCAGGTGAACCCCAAACAATCAACAATAAGCAATCAGCAATTAATTAGGCACGTAATTCAGAATGCTCAGATTCTCCTCACGCAGCACATCGTTGGCGATGTCCAGCAGATCCTTAGCTTCTATGCTTTTGATCTTGTCGAAGATCTCGTTGAGCGACTCTGCCTTGTCCTGGTCCAGTATACTTTTGCCGAGCATCATCATCAGGCCCATGTTACTTTCCTCGGCCATGGCCAGCTGCCCCATCAGCTGCTCCTTGGCGGTGTGCAGCTGCAGCGAGCCCAGTTGCTTTTCACGAAGCTTCTTCAGTTCCTTCATCACCAGCGAGGTGGTGCGCTTCAGCTGCTTTTTCTCCGTGCCAAAGTAAATGCTCAACAGTCCGGTATCGACGTAAGTGGCGTAGTTGGAGTCGATGGTGTACACCAACCCGTGCTTTTCGCGCACGGCCAGGTTCAGGCGCGAGTTCATGCCCGGACCGCCCAGCAGGTTGTTCAGCATAAAGAACGGGATGCGGCGGTCGTCGTCCAGGGCGTAGGCAGGGCAGCCGATCACGCAGTGCGCCTGCGAGATCGGTTTCTCGATGGTGACGGCCTTGGGGGTATAGCTGGTAAAAGGCCCCCGCGCTCGATGCTTTTTTATACTTGGGATGCCGCTGAGGTACTTCTCGGCCAACCTCACCACCTTCTCGAAAGGCAGGTTGCTCACCGAACAAAACACCAGCGCATCGGTGCTCAGGTTGCGTTCGATAAAGCCTCTGAAGTCTTTTTTCTGGAAGCTCGACACACTCTCTTTGGTACCCAGGATGTTGTTGCCCAGCGGATGCCCGTCGAATACCACAGCGTCAAACTCATCCACGATAGCCTCCTCCGGCGTATCCAGATACATCGACATCTCCTCCAGGATCACCCCGCGCTCCTTCTCAATCTCCTTCTCCGGAAAAATGGAGTGGAAGGTAATGTCTGTAAGCAGCTCAAACGACTTCTCGAAGTGCTTGTCCAGCACGGAGCTGTAGAAGCATATCTTCTCCTTGGTGGTGTAAGCGTTCAGCTCGCCGCCCACTGTCTCCAGGCGGTTGAGGATGTGGAAGGACTTGCGTTTTTGGGTGCCTTTAAAGGCCATGTGCTCCCAGAAGTGGGCCAGGCCCTGCTCCTGCGGCAGCTCATCGCGGCTGCCGATGTCCATCACGAAGCCGCTGTGGGCTATCTTGGTGTGCAGCACCTGCTTGTGTACAACCCGTATTCCGTTCTCTAAAGTATGAATATGATAATCAGGCATTCCGTTCTAAAATTAGCCTGCAAAGGTACGGAAAAAGTACCGGATTTTCCGGGGGAATAGCGGATGTATTGCAGACGGGGAAAGTATGGCGGATGCTGCAGGGACAGGCCCAGCTATACCTGTCGAATAGCATTATGGCCTGAGGGCAGGAGAGGGAGTAGTTCTGCTGTTCCGGACTTCTTTGTCCGGAACTTCTCCTGCTGCGGACATCCTTGTCCGCGTTTCTGCAACGCCGGGTCCAACCACCCCTGCCCCCTCCTTAGCAAAGGCGTGGAGCTTTCACCCCACCCCAACCCTCCCCTAAGAACAGGGGAGGGAGATCTGTCGGTAATTCTAAAGAGATCTC is a window of Pontibacter kalidii DNA encoding:
- a CDS encoding O-methyltransferase, yielding MEFIDEDLLRYSEEHTSPESELLHKINRQTHLSVMRPRMLSGHLQGRLLAMYSKMIRPKQILEIGTYTGYSALCMAEGLQPGGTLHTVDINEELEERVRGYFAESGYGESIKFYIGNALEIVPTIEDAFDLVFIDADKINYGRYYDMVIDKVRPGGYIIADNVLWSGKVLEKYRKKLDEDTKAVMDFNQHVHQDERVESILLPVRDGLMIARKK
- a CDS encoding M16 family metallopeptidase encodes the protein MPDYHIHTLENGIRVVHKQVLHTKIAHSGFVMDIGSRDELPQEQGLAHFWEHMAFKGTQKRKSFHILNRLETVGGELNAYTTKEKICFYSSVLDKHFEKSFELLTDITFHSIFPEKEIEKERGVILEEMSMYLDTPEEAIVDEFDAVVFDGHPLGNNILGTKESVSSFQKKDFRGFIERNLSTDALVFCSVSNLPFEKVVRLAEKYLSGIPSIKKHRARGPFTSYTPKAVTIEKPISQAHCVIGCPAYALDDDRRIPFFMLNNLLGGPGMNSRLNLAVREKHGLVYTIDSNYATYVDTGLLSIYFGTEKKQLKRTTSLVMKELKKLREKQLGSLQLHTAKEQLMGQLAMAEESNMGLMMMLGKSILDQDKAESLNEIFDKIKSIEAKDLLDIANDVLREENLSILNYVPN
- a CDS encoding MFS transporter codes for the protein MEVAASSGKLGGMFRALHYRNYRLFFVGQGISLIGTWMQQIALSWLVYRLTDSVFLLGAVTFSSQIPSFILGPFAGVLADKFNRHKVLLVTQTLSMVQASTLAALVLTNTIEIWHILALSAFLGIINGFDISTRQAFVVQMVDRREDLSNAIALNSSLFNMARLVGPTIAGLLIAAVGEGMCILINAVSYIAVLGSLLLMRLKPFERVPQQHKVWASLQHGFQYAFGFAPIRSLIMIVALLSLFGMPFTVLLPVFARDILHGGANTLGYLMGASGLGALSGALFLAQRKSVVGLGKVLLFTMSLFGLALIAFSFSKVLLLSLVLMLFSGFGMIVTMASCNTLLQTLVEDDKRGRVMSLYSTAFMGMAPIGSMLAGSVAEMVGVGYTLAGCGFLCVISIIPFAVQRPRLRKMVQPIYERLGIVPEIATGLQTASNLTAPPEER
- the dnaE gene encoding DNA polymerase III subunit alpha — its product is MPVFSHLHTHTQYSLLDGQASIGALMKKAQADGMPAVAMTDHGNMFAAFNFVNEANKYNVKPIVGCEFYLVKDRHQKTFSKEVKDVRHHQLLLAKDQEGYQNLAKLCSMSYIEGIYSKWPRIDKELLLKYSKGLIATSCCIGAEVPQAILWKTEEEAEEIFKWWLDVFGEDYYIEIQRHGLMNIDGTGKSQEDINQVLLKWAKKYNVKVICTNDSHYVDQEDWNAHDILLCVNTGEDQSTPVGDFHTKYYRFLSDDQKVIYDTVENVRQKYGHQPGVRQMLNRIDEAGPKTRFGFPNDQFYFKTQAEMNELFKDVPEAVDNTNDIVDKITPPKLKRDILLPNFPIPPEHAGPDAYLRHLTYEGARKRYTDITPEIEERLDYELRIVETMGFAGYFLIVQDFINRGRDMGVFVGPGRGSAAGSAVAYCIGITNIDPIKYNLLFERFLNPERVSMPDIDIDFDDVNRQRVIDYVVDKYGKTQVAQIITFGTMAAKSSIKDVARSTSLPLAEANELAKMVPDTPGTTLAKAFMENLDLAAIREGDDHRAAVLKLAEKLEGSVRNTGIHAAGVIIAPDDITNYIPVSTSKDSDLLVTQFDGKVIESAGMLKMDFLGLKTLTIIKDALELIKKNHGVEIDIDTIPIDDEKTYQLYQRGDTIGTFQFESEGMRMYLKDLQPTNIEDLIAMNALYRPGPMQFIPNFINRKHGREEVEYPHELLEPILNYSYGIMVYQEQIMQTAQILAGYSLGGADLLRRAMGKKDMKKMAEEREKFIAGAAEIHKIPAKKASEVFDVMEKFAQYGFNRSHSAAYSVVAYQTGYLKAHYPAEYMAAVLTNNMNDIKKVTFFIEEARKQGVAVLGPDVNESLLKFNVNEQGQIRFGLGAIKGTGEAAVDAIISEREKGLYQDIFDFAKRINLRAVNKKTFESMALAGCFDSWELYHRAQLIEIPEGESMSVLEKAVRYGNSYQAEQQAAQQSLFGGSAAVAAPLPKIPEVPVWTQAEMLRREKEVVGFYMSGHPLDQFKLEIDSYCTCPLDRIEEYKNRDVNVAGMVTDVVIRTAKNGNPFALFTIEDYDTSMQMALFGEDYVKFSPYLKMGLYLFIRGKVQLRYKTEDQWELKPQNIQLLGDVMDKMAQGVQLNINLQHFTPNLAEALENSIVASPGQKRLEITLHVPEEKLALPTYSRKYRIDPKLFLTSIKDLGLGECKLI
- a CDS encoding mechanosensitive ion channel family protein, coding for MTDILNRVYFQNTVQDYLIALAIILLGSLLIAIFRRSVLLRIRKWAERSTSHLDDYIVQSLAKFGVPVLHFFVLYIGITSLNLTPRLAGIVTIATTVAVTFMVIRFITSTLMQLVRTYFRRKHPDRSSANEIGAISLILNIVVWFIGIGFLFDNMGYDLTAIIAGLGIGGIAVALAAQNILGDLFNYFVIFLDRPFEVGDFIALGDKSGTIEHIGVKTTRIKSLTGEQLIVSNSDLTSSRIHNYKRMERRRIQFGIGVTYETPADKLEAIPSTIKEIITNEKLAEFDRAHFASYGDSSLDFVIVYYVLTSDFNQYMDTQQSINMQLFREFEKQGIEFAYPTQKLYVVNEKPEEVKEPQRMF
- a CDS encoding LysM peptidoglycan-binding domain-containing protein, translating into MRKSFATFLALLLLPLLAQAQGVTVPHNIYFADIHLKLNNRAQAEIQKKVDALQRSQLYFQMKVDLADAYFPIIERVFKEEGVPDDYKYLALQESGLIGDAVSTSNAVGYWQFKREAALDFNLRMDRHVDERRHIVEASRGAAKYFKRSNNYYNNWLNSLLSYYLGYTGAKAFTKPSDNGARQMDITEKTNDYIITFLAHKVAYDAFVGKANPPAVSLRELRANPGQSLSEIAVATKTDYSELERYNKWLLGNSIPSDKDYYVMIPVRNGSDMNVVASTKETTPTLPRQGNSGKASAAIVKRNNLNALVAREKDTKDKLALQAGISTRKFLKYNDMHSFDKIEAGTAYYIEPKRTSADAEFHVVQPGETMQLISQHYGMRLSYLLYKNRMKRNEVPVPGRVLWLQKRRPAHTPVEVRDPNRQKTASAPKETYEPVASTAEPKKENFFTRLLDKLKGNPQPEEAEQEAVVATAPVAEEAAPEEEAFEETVLVEKAPAAAASSPKTPATEKPTLYPGAAKTEAAKAKEVPAEEEELFSEQEPELEPAPDMEVDPFVTEVAKEEKAPAPAATAAPVKKPVAAAKEPAPAQQPTSNTTTHIVKPGETLWGISRMYAVSIDDLVAWNNLGDAPLKPGQELLIVEPLQQPAASPFTEDAAETPATLLPTSSAYHTVATGETLYQISRKYNVSVDQLRQWNTLQGSSLSLGQELRVKAPAAPAAAPAATGNTPTGIIYHTVAAGESMYQISRKYDVTIKDIMEWNNKPDFAVSAGEKLEIRKK